From Equus przewalskii isolate Varuska chromosome 2, EquPr2, whole genome shotgun sequence:
GCCGCTCATCGTGGGGCCGGCGCTGCTCGTGCTGGCGCTCGGCTTCTTCGCCGCCTGCTGCGTGTGTAGCCGCCGGAGCTCCGCGTCCCACGCGCGCTCGGGGGCGGCCGCGGGCCCGGGccagggcggcggcggcggcgccagGCCGGTGGCGCTGGAGATGGAGAGCAGTGAGCGCATGGCGCAGGACACCACGGCCGTGCAGCTCAGCCCCGCCGCCTCGGCCGCTTCCTCCGGCCGCTCCAGCCtgggccccggccccggccccttCGCCCTGGATGCCCCCGCACCCGCCGCCGTCTACGCTCCGCGCTCCGAGGGGCTCCAGCTCAATCTGCCCCGGGAGCGCTTCGCCCCCTAGCGGACGGGTCCCCAGTCCTGAGTCCCCTGTCCGCGTTCAGtgccatttaagaaaaaaaagggagaaaaagaagacaagaaaatttTCATAGGGGTCCGGCCCTGGGCACAGGTGGCCTCATCTGTCCCATCTCTGGAACTTCTGGAGAGGAGAATGTGGTGATCGTGTCGAGGCACAGCCCCCAAAGGACCGAGCAGCGCCTTGGCCCCTTAGCTGGGGTCTGCTGGGGTCCACCAGGCCCTACTTTACCTCACTCCCCAGACTTGATGAAACTGGGCTCCTGGACCTTTGATCTctaacaccaccaccaccacccatgGCATTTGGGCACCGTGAACGGAGTCACTCTGAGAGGGGCTAACTACCAGCAAGACCCATGCCcccaggggtgggaggaaggtcAGCCTGGGCTGCTTTCTGTCCCTGTACACTGTGAAAGGGCGCCAGCTCCCCTTCTGTTCCTCCAGCCCTCCTTGTCTCCGCCAACATGACCTTCAGGGATTAATTGGGGATGTCCTGATTTGAGCCTGGGGGTGTCCTGGTAGAGCTGGGTTGAGCACATGCCACCCTTTCTGCCTGACTAGAGCAGGGGAGCTGAGGCTGGGGTCCCTGCAGGGATGAGTGGTGAGGGGGCGCCTCTGACCCTGGAGGTCTCCGTGTGATCCGCAGTGTGCATTCCCGCTGTGCCTCACTCCTCAATAAAGCACCGTTGGAGTCAAGTGCTCTGCGATGGtgcagcctgggagggaggggctgcccgCTCTGACTGAGCGCCCTGGATTCTGGGgtcctcccagcctgtggctgagtgcttcATCATCCTAGCACCAGCCCCTCTTGGAGACCTagaagggggcaggggagaagagTGTGTGATTGTGAATAAAAGGCTGTCTGAGACTGTGGGTACTTGTGAACACCTGTGGGACCAGGTGTGTCAGATTAGGGGGCGGGATAAGTATCTCAGTGTGCCTGTGGGTGTGCCATGTATGAGAAGGGGAGTGTGGAAGTATTAGGGTGACCCTGTCTCCCATCACACATGCATGTGCAAGTgtgggaagggggttgagggttGGGTCACCCAGCAGGGATGGTGAGAGAAGAAGGGCTTCCCGGGGCTGTGCAAGGCATAGACCTTTCTCCTGGCCTGGCTGGTCTTGCAGAGCCTGGGCTCACTCAGCCTGTGTTCTGTCCTGGTGGGTGAGGGCATCTGGTAGAGGGATGGATGCTGCTTCGCAAGAAGAAAcaagggggctggggctggggggaagaCAATGcaaccctgggccagcccctcctctcactGCAGGGACCCAGGCAAGCAGTGCCCGGTGGTGGTGGCATACACTGGCCCACCACCTCTTACGGGCCATgactccctgcccctccacccttGGCTTCATCAGCCTCCCTTGTTCTTTCCAGGGTGGGCTCTGCTGCTCTTCTGCCCTGGCCCAGGCACTTCCCACCAGCCCTGGGGCTCTGTCTCCCTTCCTGTGATctgcccccctccctgccctgtctctccctccctgctggagcagagtgcatCTATCTCAGTAGCTGCTGAGCAGGTCATCTCTCTTAATTCACATAGGTCAGTGGGCCCTAACCTTTGAAGCATCTAGCCCCTAGAGCTGATGACTTCTTCTCAGAGCACTTCCCCACTCCTACCATGCACgcgcaagtgtgtgtgtgtgtgtgcgcgcgcgcgtgcacAAGTATTTAAGGAAGGCCACCTCCCCAGGCTTCAGTCCTGTCTCTTCTGGTTCACTGGTCTGCAGCCTCAGACGCCACCTGCTGCCTTGGTAGAGTAGAGGTGAGAGGGGCCACTGCCAGTGCTGCCTCCGGGTGTGGCGCGATCACCCTTCTCCCACCACCTTCTTGGGGGAGGCACCCCAGATTCTAGTCCTGGAATGCTAGGGCCAGCCCAAACCCCTGTCCCACCTGCTGACCCCCACAAGAAGACTTCCAGATCCCACCTGGGAGCCTGGCTGCTGGGCAGGAACAGTGAGCATGTGAGGGCTCAGGGAAGTGGGCCACAGATCCATGGTGGGAGTGAGTAGAATAGGACAGAGTGGGGATACATTGGCTCCCTGGAGTCTCCTCTCCACTGCCAACCCAGCTGAAGGTCATCATTTGTCCCATCTGTGCCCCCTCCAGAGACACACCCAGAGAGACTGTTTATATCCCGGTGCCCCAGGGCCTACTTTACAATCGTTAGCCCTAGCAAAGccccgcctccccccaccccccacacacatctCTCTTCAGGCCTACCACACAGGGGGGACTCCTCCCTTCATACTCCTTCCCCAGGCAAGAGCTGGGGGACAGGCCCCCTTAGGGCAGTACGGCCACCGAAGAGCCAGTGAGGCCCAAGAGCAGCCCCGCTCTCCTACACACGTGGAGGCTGGAGGATTGCTCTGTCCCCACCTCCACAGACCCCTCCAGGGCAGGCTCCAGCCCCTAAGGACAGACCTAGGGCTCCAGGAGGCCAGTGGGGGGTCAGGTTTCTTTTGAAGGTGAGGATACGATTCTGATAGCACCAGGCATCAAGCTCCCTGACCCTGAGGAATTTGAGCTGAGACTGCAGGGACACTGGCCCGAGGGGCCCTGGGATGAGGGCCACACCCTTCCACCCCTGCTCCTGGCCCTGAGACTCTGGGAACTGAAGCACCAGGGCCCACCTCAGCTGTCCAGGGACTGCAGTGGGGAACACATAGCTGGTCTTTCTGAAAGGAGAGATGCTCCCTAGTGTCTGGGGGAacttggggggggtggggtgtggcAGAGCAAGCCCACCTCCCAGAGGGAACTACTGATGGCCTGGCCAAGGGAGCCCACTAGGGAGCCAGGAACTCAGATCCTCTCCTGTTCCCACTAGAAGAAATGAGGGCAGCCACTTAGGGCCATTTTTTACTAATTAACTCAACAAATAATTCCTGAGACTTCTGTGCGCCCAGCACTGggaatacagtggtgaacaagctCAGGGCTGcagccgggggtgggggagggtgctTACTTTCCAttagaagagacagacaataaagaactcaataaatgagaaaacaagacaaaaaatgttAGCTAGTGGACAGTGCGATGCAGAAAATCACAATAGGAAGGCATGATGGAGGGACTTGTTGGATGGTTGGGGCAGTCTTCTCtgagaggtgacatttaagctgagctCTGACTGACGAGAGAGAGCCATATAAAGGTCTAGAGCAAGAACATTTCAAGCTCAGGAAATGGCCAATGCAAAAGGCCTGAGATGAGAATGAACTTGGCCTTCCTGTCTCAGGCCAAAAAGAAAGGCTGTAGAGATGGGTGGGAGATGAAGTTGGAGACGGTGTGGTGGTGGGGCCCTGGGGGTGGAGTATTGCTCAGCTCACATAAAGCTTAGGAAGCCAGGGTGAGGAGTTAGGGTTTTCTTCTCGGTGAGATgagagccactggagggttttaagcagggaagtgacacAATCTGATTTATGATTGTAAAGATCGCTCTGCCTGCTGTGTGGAAAATAGAGTGTTGAGGGCCAAGAGGGAAAATGGGGTGGGTTAGGAGGTTACTGCAGCAAGATAGGCTTGGGGCTGGGCCTGGACTGTGGCTGCAAAGTGGGCAGGTTCTACACCCATTTTTGAGGTCCCCCTGTTGGCAGAGTTTAAGGGGAGTGCAAGAGAGGAATCCAGGAAAGAGTTCTAGAATTTTGGTTTGAGCAGCTGGGCATAGGGTAGAGGAAAACCAAGGGCTATGTTAAGATAGAAAGTCTGGTAGCCCAAAGGAGCGGTCTCATAGGAACCGGAACCACAGCCCTGAGTTCTGGAAAGAGAGCACCAGGGGTGCAGATTGAGCAGCTTTTGGCATATGGGTGGTGGGTGGTTAAGCTGTGAGGCCAGGTGAGGCgtatgaggagagagaagacaggaccCAGACCCTAGAAGGGTCTGCCCTCTGAGTCTAGGG
This genomic window contains:
- the TMEM275 gene encoding transmembrane protein 275 gives rise to the protein MPPAEKSQGPPARAPAGLAQGRLPGLPSPALFCACGLCLLLAGVNVTLVGAFASFLPGHNTPLIVGPALLVLALGFFAACCVCSRRSSASHARSGAAAGPGQGGGGGARPVALEMESSERMAQDTTAVQLSPAASAASSGRSSLGPGPGPFALDAPAPAAVYAPRSEGLQLNLPRERFAP